Below is a genomic region from Isosphaeraceae bacterium EP7.
CCCGTCGAGGGCCATCGCCCTGGTCGCGCTGCTGACGCCATTCTGGTCGTTCTACTGCGTGATCAGCCTCTTGAACGCCGACATCCTGGCGGCCTTCCTGGTCAGCGCGGGCATCTATGGGTTCGCGCTGCTGGCCATGCTGGTGCCGGCCGTCGGCGACTTCGATATCGCGCTGGGACGAACGGGCGCCATCCAGGGCTAGGGTGTACTCGATGGCGGGAGGCGTCCAACTTGGGTAAATTACCCTGGTCCGCACCCTCCCGCCCTCGATCGGCCGCGCTGGCCGTCTCCCCCGGAAGCCCCCGCCATGCCATCCCGCACCTCGATCTTCGCACTCGTGCTGGCGCTGCTCACCTCGGCCGCCGGCGCCGACGACGACCTGGCCAAGGAGCTGCCGCGAATCGGCTCGAAGACGCCGGCGCAGGCGCTCGAGTCCTTCAAGCTCCACCCGGGCTTCCGGCTCGACGAGGTGGCCATCGAGCCCGCCGTCACCGATCCGGTGGCCATCTGCTACGACGCCGATGGCCGGCTCTATGTCGTCGAGATGCGGGGCTACCCCTATCCCCAGAAGGTGGCGACGGGCAACGTCCGCCGGCTTGAAGATAAGGATGGCGACGGTCGATACGAGACCAGCACCATCTTCGTCGACGGTCTGTCGTGGCCGACCTCGGTCGTCCCCTACGACGGCGGCGTCTTCATCGCCGTGGCCCCTGACATCCTTTATGCGAAGGATGCCGACGGCGATGGCGTGGCCGAGATCAAGGTGAAGGCGTTCAGCGGCTTCGGCGTCGACAACGTCCAGGCCCTGCTCAACGGCCTGCTCTGGGGCAACGACGGCTGGATTTACGGGGTCGCGGCGGGCAACGGCGGCGAGATCGTCAACCACCTGAAGCCGGGCTCCAAGCCGGTCTCGGTTCGCGGTCGAGACTTCCGATTCAAGCCCGACGGCTCGGCCTTCGAGGCGATCTCCGGCGGGGGCCAGTTCGGCCACTCGTTCGACGACTGGTACCATCGGTTCACCTCCGGCAACTCGAACCACATCCGCCAGATCGTCCTCCCTTCCCAGTACCTCGAGCATAACCCGGCGCTTGCGGCCGGCGCGGTCATCGACGACATCGCCGAGGACGGCCCGGCGGCCCCCGTCTTCAGGATCAGCCAGCCCGAGCCCTGGCGGATCGTCAGGACCCGGCAACGCGCCGCCGACCCGGTCATGTCCAAGCGACTCCCCCCCAGCGAGTTGGCGATCACCGGCTTCTTCACCTCGGCCACTGGCGTGACCATCTACCGCGGGACCGCCTTCGACGAGCCCTATCGCGGCAACGCATTCGTCGGCGACGTGGGGGGGAATCTGGTCCACAGGAAGACCCTCGAGAAGCATGGGGTGGAATTCCTGGCGAAACGGGCCGACAAGGGGGCGGAGTTCCTCGCCTCCACCGACAACTGGTTCCGGCCCGTCAACTTCGCCAACACTCCCGACGGCACGCTCCTGATCCTGGACATGTACAGGGAAACGATCGAGCATCCGTTCTCGATTCCCGAGCCGATCAAGAAGCACCTCGACCTGACTAGCGGGCATGACATCGGCCGGCTCTACAACCTCGTCCCCTCCGGCTTCAAGGCACGGACAAGGCCCTCGCTGGGCAAGGCGACCGTCGCCGAGCTGGTCGCGACCCTGTCCGATCGAGACGCCTGGTGGCGCGAGACGGCCCAGCGACTCCTGATCGAGCGGCGCGATCCGGCGACGGTCGGGCTGCTGCGCGACGGGCTGGCGAAGGTGGGCACCCCGCTGGGGCTGGCCCATCGGCTCTGGACGCTCGACGCGCTGGGTGCTCTGACGGCGGCCGACGTCCGGCTGGCTGCGGGATCGGCATCGGCCGACCTCCGCGAGCAGGCCGCGCGGCTGGTGGCCGACCACCCCCAGATGGCCGTCGAGCTGGGCGAAGAGTTGTCCAGGCTGGCTGCTGACGCCGAGCCGATGGTGCGGTTCCAGACCGCCTTCGCGCTCTGGAAGGCGGTCGACGGCGTGGCCCTTCCGGCGCTGGCATCGATCGCCAGGGCGGCGGACGGCGATCGATGGGTGCGGGCGGCGGTGCTCAGTTCGGTGGGGGGGAGGCCGCTCGCCTTCCTCGACACGCTGAAGGGGTCCGACGGGTTCCTGGCCACGCCAGCCGGTCGGGCCTGGGTCGAGGAGGTGGCGGTGCTCTGCGGCATCGAGAACACCAAGTCGGATCTGGATGCCTTGCTGGCACGCTACGCCGGCAAGCAGGCCCCGGCGGGGCAGGCCGACGCGGTGGCGCTCGGGATCGGCCGCGGGTTGCAGCGGTCGGGGGGCTCGCTGCGGGCCTATCTCGACGGCGGCTCCCAGGCGCTTGCCGACCTGTTCGACGGCGCGGCCGGGGTGGTCAACTCCGAGGCCGGCGAGGCCGATCGCGTCCGCGCCATCAGGCTGCTGGCCCTTGGCTCGGTGAACCGCGCGGTCGAAACCCTGACCCCGCTGCTCGACGGCCGCCAGCCGACCTCGGTGCAGCTCGCGGCCTTGCAAGGGCTGGCGGGCTTGCCCGATGAGCGGGTCGCCGGGGCCGTGATCGGCCACTGGAAGTCGCTCAGCCCGGCGGTGCGTGGCGAGGCGATCGAGGTCCTCATCGCCCGGCCCGATCGGGTCAAGGCCCTGCTCGACGCCGTCGAGGCGTCCACCATCGCCGCCACCGATCTCGACGCCGCCAGGCGCAAGCAACTGCTCGCCTCGACCGACCCCGCCACTCGCGACCGCGCCGCCGCCTTGCTGGGCAAGGTCGTCAAGTCGGATCGCTCGAAGGTGGTCGCCGACTTCCTGCCGGCCCTGACCCTGACCTTTGACCGGGCCAAGGGCAAGGGGGTCTTCAAGGTGGCCTGCTCGACCTGCCACCGCGTCGAGGGGGTCGGGGCGGAGGTCGGCCCGAACCTGGCCACGGTGACCGGGCGTTCGGTCGAGGACCTGCTCGGTCACATCCT
It encodes:
- a CDS encoding c-type cytochrome; the encoded protein is MPSRTSIFALVLALLTSAAGADDDLAKELPRIGSKTPAQALESFKLHPGFRLDEVAIEPAVTDPVAICYDADGRLYVVEMRGYPYPQKVATGNVRRLEDKDGDGRYETSTIFVDGLSWPTSVVPYDGGVFIAVAPDILYAKDADGDGVAEIKVKAFSGFGVDNVQALLNGLLWGNDGWIYGVAAGNGGEIVNHLKPGSKPVSVRGRDFRFKPDGSAFEAISGGGQFGHSFDDWYHRFTSGNSNHIRQIVLPSQYLEHNPALAAGAVIDDIAEDGPAAPVFRISQPEPWRIVRTRQRAADPVMSKRLPPSELAITGFFTSATGVTIYRGTAFDEPYRGNAFVGDVGGNLVHRKTLEKHGVEFLAKRADKGAEFLASTDNWFRPVNFANTPDGTLLILDMYRETIEHPFSIPEPIKKHLDLTSGHDIGRLYNLVPSGFKARTRPSLGKATVAELVATLSDRDAWWRETAQRLLIERRDPATVGLLRDGLAKVGTPLGLAHRLWTLDALGALTAADVRLAAGSASADLREQAARLVADHPQMAVELGEELSRLAADAEPMVRFQTAFALWKAVDGVALPALASIARAADGDRWVRAAVLSSVGGRPLAFLDTLKGSDGFLATPAGRAWVEEVAVLCGIENTKSDLDALLARYAGKQAPAGQADAVALGIGRGLQRSGGSLRAYLDGGSQALADLFDGAAGVVNSEAGEADRVRAIRLLALGSVNRAVETLTPLLDGRQPTSVQLAALQGLAGLPDERVAGAVIGHWKSLSPAVRGEAIEVLIARPDRVKALLDAVEASTIAATDLDAARRKQLLASTDPATRDRAAALLGKVVKSDRSKVVADFLPALTLTFDRAKGKGVFKVACSTCHRVEGVGAEVGPNLATVTGRSVEDLLGHILDPNREVAPQFVNYSVATTDGRVVTGLIAEESATTLTLKRAEGAVDLVPRAQIEEVTSTGLSLMPEGLEKGLTQQDFADLIGYVRGIQGPVPAATK